The Miscanthus floridulus cultivar M001 chromosome 7, ASM1932011v1, whole genome shotgun sequence genome includes a region encoding these proteins:
- the LOC136464433 gene encoding probable galacturonosyltransferase-like 9, translating into MGAASPAMWAGLVLVVLLAASGPAAGVAGLPRFAEAPEYRNGEGCPAPVAGAGVCDPGLVHIAMTLDAHYLRGSMAAIYSLLKHASCPESLFFHFLAAEGGGAPAVADLRAAVAASFPSLRFEIYPFRADAVAGLISASVRAALEAPLNYARNHLADLLPRCVPRAIYLDSDVLAVDDVRRLWETRLPAAAVVAAPEYCHANFSRYFTEAFWNDPVLGARVFAGRRRAPCYFNTGVMVIDLRRWRVGNYRQRIERWMEMQKEKRIYELGSLPPFLLVFAGEIEAVDHRWNQHGLGGDNVFGSCRPLHNGPVSLMHWSGKGKPWDRLDAGKPCPLDHTWRSYDLYIGENDSSSASGPSRSALSSSAAW; encoded by the coding sequence ATGGGCGCGGCGTCCCCGGCGATGTGGGCCGGGCTGGTGCTGGTGGTGTTATTGGCCGCATCGGGGCCGGCGGCAGGGGTGGCGGGGCTGCCGAGGTTCGCCGAGGCGCCCGAGTACAGGAACGGGGAGGGGTGTCCGGCCCCGGTGGCGGGCGCGGGGGTCTGCGACCCGGGCCTGGTGCACATCGCCATGACGCTCGACGCGCACTACCTCAGGGGCTCCATGGCGGCCATCTACTCGCTGCTCAAGCACGCCTCCTGCCCGGAGTCGCTCTTCTTCCACTTCCTCGCCGCGGAGGGCGGCGGCGCGCCGGCCGTCGCCGACCTCCGGGCCGCCGTGGCCGCCTCCTTCCCGTCCCTGCGCTTCGAGATCTACCCGTTCCGCGCCGACGCGGTCGCCGGGCTCATCTCCGCGTCCGTGCGCGCCGCGCTCGAGGCGCCGCTCAACTACGCGCGGAACCACCTCGCCGACCTGCTCCCGCGCTGCGTGCCGCGCGCGATATACCTCGACTCCGACGTGCTCGCCGTCGACGACGTGCGGAGGCTCTGGGAGACGCGGCTGCCCGCCGCAGCGGTCGTCGCCGCGCCCGAGTACTGCCACGCCAATTTCTCCCGCTACTTCACCGAGGCCTTCTGGAACGACCCCGTCCTCGGCGCCAGAGTCTttgccggccgccgccgcgcgccctgCTACTTCAACACCGGCGTCATGGTCATCGACCTCCGGAGATGGCGCGTCGGCAACTACCGCCAGCGCATCGAGCGCTGGATGGAGATGCAGAAGGAGAAAAGAATCTACGAGCTTGGTTCCTTGCCCCCCTTCTTGCTCGTCTTCGCCGGCGAGATAGAGGCCGTCGACCACAGGTGGAACCAGCACGGCTTGGGCGGCGACAACGTCTTCGGCAGCTGCCGCCCTCTCCATAACGGGCCCGTCAGCCTGATGCACTGGTCCGGGAAGGGCAAGCCTTGGGACCGTCTCGACGCCGGCAAGCCTTGCCCGCTCGACCACACCTGGAGGTCGTACGACCTCTACATTGGCGAGAACGATTCATCATCAGCATCAGGGCCGTCCCGGTCAGCCTTGTCATCATCGGCGGCATGGTAG